One part of the Pseudomonas sp. MYb118 genome encodes these proteins:
- a CDS encoding acetyl-CoA C-acyltransferase, which yields MREVVIVDSVRTGLAKSFRGKFNQTRPDDMAAHCVNALLTRNGIDPASVEDCIVGAGSNEGAQGYNIGRNVAVLSRLGTGTAGMTLNRFCSSGLQAIAIAANQIASGCSDIIVAGGVESISLTMKSVNTDNLINPLLKEQVPGIYFPMGQTAEVVARRYSVSREAQDLYALQSQQRTAQAQAAGLFDDEIVPMAVKYRVEDKNTGAVQILDGVVDRDDCNRPDTTLESLAGLKPVFAEDGSVTAGNSSQLSDGASMTLVMSLEKALALGLKPKAFFRGFTVAGCEPDEMGIGPVFSVPKLLKAKGLQIADIDLWELNEAFASQCLYSRDRLGIDNEKYNVNGGSISIGHPFGMTGSRQVGHLVRELQRRNLRYGIVTMCVGGGMGASGLFEAVR from the coding sequence ATGCGTGAAGTGGTGATCGTCGACAGCGTACGGACCGGCCTGGCCAAGTCCTTTCGCGGCAAGTTCAACCAGACCCGTCCGGACGACATGGCGGCCCATTGCGTCAATGCCCTGCTGACGCGCAACGGCATCGACCCGGCCAGTGTCGAGGATTGCATCGTCGGCGCCGGCTCCAACGAAGGCGCCCAAGGCTACAACATCGGGCGCAACGTCGCCGTGCTGTCGCGCCTGGGCACCGGCACCGCCGGCATGACCCTCAACCGCTTCTGCTCCTCGGGGTTGCAGGCGATCGCCATCGCCGCCAACCAGATCGCCTCGGGCTGCAGCGACATCATCGTTGCCGGTGGCGTCGAGTCCATCAGCCTGACGATGAAAAGCGTCAACACCGACAACCTGATCAACCCGCTGCTCAAGGAGCAGGTGCCGGGCATCTACTTCCCCATGGGCCAGACCGCCGAAGTGGTCGCCCGTCGCTACAGCGTCAGCCGCGAAGCCCAGGATCTGTATGCCCTGCAAAGCCAGCAGCGCACCGCCCAGGCGCAGGCCGCCGGCCTGTTCGATGACGAAATCGTGCCAATGGCGGTGAAGTACCGCGTGGAGGACAAGAACACCGGTGCAGTGCAGATCCTCGACGGCGTGGTCGATCGTGACGACTGCAATCGCCCGGACACCACTCTGGAAAGCCTGGCCGGCTTGAAACCGGTGTTCGCCGAAGACGGTTCGGTCACGGCGGGCAACTCCTCGCAGTTGTCCGACGGTGCCTCGATGACCCTAGTGATGAGCCTGGAAAAGGCTCTGGCGCTGGGTTTGAAGCCCAAGGCGTTCTTCCGCGGTTTCACCGTGGCCGGTTGCGAACCCGACGAAATGGGCATCGGCCCGGTGTTCTCGGTGCCCAAACTGCTCAAGGCCAAGGGCTTGCAGATCGCCGACATCGACCTGTGGGAACTCAACGAAGCGTTCGCCTCGCAATGCCTGTACAGCCGCGACCGGCTGGGCATCGACAACGAGAAGTACAACGTCAACGGCGGCTCGATCTCCATCGGCCACCCGTTCGGCATGACCGGCTCGCGTCAGGTCGGGCACCTGGTGCGCGAGTTGCAGCGGCGCAACCTGCGTTACGGCATCGTCACCATGTGCGTGGGGGGCGGGATGGGGGCCAGTGGGTTATTCGAGGCGGTGCGTTGA
- the mnmC gene encoding bifunctional tRNA (5-methylaminomethyl-2-thiouridine)(34)-methyltransferase MnmD/FAD-dependent 5-carboxymethylaminomethyl-2-thiouridine(34) oxidoreductase MnmC — protein sequence MKPVLPHAQLDWDDQGLPRSRVFDDVYFSDLSGLDETRYVFLEQNALRERFAALPDGGRLVIGETGFGTGLNFLCAWQLFEQQAVAGARLHFVSVEKYPLSAADLHRALALWPELKPFADQLLAQYVAIHPGFQRLVLAEGRVTLTLLIGDALDQLAQLDAQVDAWFLDGFAPAKNPDMWTAELFVELARLAAPDSTISTFTSTGWVRRLLNAAGFKMKRTPGIGHKWEILRGAFLGWPQEVPAPAVAKPWFARPQPVAGERRALVIGGGMAGCSTAASLASRGWRVTVLERRDALAREASGNPQGVLYLKLSAHGTALSQLILSGFGYTRRVLEHLHRGLDWDGCGVLQLAFNAKEAERQAQLAQAFPHDLLHTLDKDQAEARAGIGLPSGGLFFPEGGWAHPPALCQWQAAHPQIQVLAHHDVLQLRRERGQWQAFDGEQLLAEAPVVVLAGAAEVQRFPYSSHLPLKRIRGQITRLPQTAESQALSTVVCAEGYVAPVRQGEHTLGASFDFNSLDLEPTAAEHAGNLKMLEEISPDLVTRLHADTLQPEALQGRAAFRCTSPDYLPIVGPLADADAFAEVYSALGKDARQVPDVPCPWLEGLYVNSGHGSRGLVTAPLSGELLAAWIENEPLPLPRAVAEACHPNRFALRRLIRGKA from the coding sequence ATGAAACCTGTTCTGCCCCACGCCCAGCTCGACTGGGATGACCAAGGGCTCCCGCGTTCGCGGGTGTTCGATGATGTGTATTTCTCCGACCTGTCGGGGCTGGATGAAACCCGCTACGTGTTCCTCGAACAGAACGCCCTGCGCGAGCGTTTTGCCGCGTTGCCGGACGGTGGGCGGCTGGTGATTGGCGAGACCGGTTTTGGCACCGGTCTGAATTTCCTCTGTGCCTGGCAACTGTTCGAACAACAGGCGGTGGCCGGGGCGCGCCTGCACTTTGTCAGCGTCGAGAAATACCCGCTGAGCGCCGCCGACCTGCACCGGGCGCTGGCGTTGTGGCCGGAACTCAAGCCGTTCGCCGATCAGTTGCTCGCGCAGTACGTGGCGATTCATCCGGGCTTCCAGCGCCTGGTGCTGGCCGAAGGGCGCGTGACCCTGACCCTGTTGATCGGCGATGCGCTGGATCAGCTGGCGCAACTGGACGCCCAGGTCGACGCCTGGTTCCTCGACGGTTTCGCCCCGGCGAAAAACCCGGACATGTGGACCGCCGAACTGTTCGTCGAACTGGCCCGGCTGGCCGCGCCCGACTCGACCATCAGCACCTTCACCAGCACCGGCTGGGTTCGTCGCCTGCTGAACGCGGCGGGCTTCAAGATGAAGCGCACCCCCGGCATCGGCCACAAGTGGGAAATCCTGCGTGGCGCTTTCCTCGGCTGGCCGCAGGAAGTGCCGGCGCCCGCCGTGGCCAAGCCCTGGTTTGCCCGCCCCCAACCGGTTGCCGGCGAACGTCGCGCCCTGGTGATCGGCGGTGGCATGGCCGGCTGTTCGACGGCCGCGAGCCTGGCGTCACGGGGCTGGCGGGTCACTGTGCTGGAGCGCCGCGATGCCCTGGCCCGGGAAGCTTCGGGCAATCCCCAGGGCGTGCTCTACCTCAAGCTGTCGGCCCACGGCACGGCGCTGTCCCAGTTGATTCTCAGCGGTTTCGGCTACACCCGGCGGGTGCTCGAACACCTGCACCGCGGCCTCGACTGGGATGGTTGCGGCGTGCTGCAACTGGCGTTCAACGCCAAGGAAGCCGAACGCCAGGCGCAACTCGCGCAGGCGTTTCCCCACGACTTGCTGCACACCCTGGATAAAGACCAGGCCGAGGCCCGCGCCGGCATCGGCCTGCCCAGCGGCGGGCTGTTTTTCCCCGAGGGCGGCTGGGCGCATCCACCGGCCTTGTGCCAATGGCAAGCGGCCCATCCGCAGATTCAAGTGCTGGCCCATCACGACGTGCTGCAACTGCGTCGCGAGCGAGGGCAGTGGCAAGCCTTCGACGGTGAGCAACTGTTGGCCGAAGCGCCCGTGGTGGTACTGGCCGGCGCTGCCGAAGTGCAACGATTCCCCTACAGCAGCCACCTGCCTCTCAAACGCATCCGTGGCCAGATCACCCGACTGCCGCAGACCGCTGAGAGCCAGGCCCTGAGCACCGTGGTCTGCGCCGAAGGTTACGTCGCCCCGGTACGCCAGGGCGAACACACCCTGGGCGCCAGTTTTGACTTCAACAGCCTGGACCTGGAACCGACCGCCGCAGAACACGCCGGCAATCTGAAGATGCTCGAAGAGATCTCGCCCGATCTGGTGACCCGCCTGCACGCCGACACCCTGCAACCGGAGGCGCTGCAGGGTCGCGCCGCATTCCGCTGTACCAGCCCCGATTACCTGCCGATCGTCGGGCCGCTGGCCGACGCCGACGCCTTCGCCGAGGTCTACAGCGCCCTGGGCAAGGACGCCCGGCAAGTGCCGGACGTGCCCTGCCCGTGGTTGGAGGGTCTGTACGTCAACAGCGGCCACGGCTCCCGAGGCCTGGTCACCGCACCGCTGTCCGGCGAATTGCTCGCCGCGTGGATCGAGAATGAGCCGCTGCCCCTGCCCCGCGCCGTGGCCGAGGCCTGTCACCCTAACCGCTTCGCCTTGCGCCGGTTGATTCGCGGCAAGGCTTGA
- the pap gene encoding polyphosphate:AMP phosphotransferase, whose translation MFESAEIGHVIDKETYDAEVPVLREALLEAQFELQQQKRFPVIILINGIEGAGKGETVKLLNEWMDPRLIEVRTFDQQTDEELARPPAWRYWRMLPAKGRMGIFFGNWYSQMLQGRVHGEFKDPRLDQAINGAERLEKMLCDEGALIFKFWFHLSKKQMKARLKSLADDPLHSWRISPLDWQQSETYDKFVKYGERILRRTSRDYAPWHVIAGMDPRYRSLAVGKILLKGLQSALQRPDIHPDKVSAAPFASSVDQVSLLDSLDLTRRLEKDDYEEQLITEQARLSGLMRDKRMRRHALVAVFEGNDAAGKGGAIRRVAAALDPRQYSIVPIAAPNEEERQHPYLWRFWRQIPARNKFTVFDRSWYGRVLVERIEGFCSPADWLRAYGEINDFEEQLADAGVVVVKFWLAIDKDTQMERFEEREHTPFKRFKITEDDWRNREKWDDYRAAVGDMVDRTSTEISNWTLVEANDKRWARVKVLRTLNEALEAAFERSDRHGKKDK comes from the coding sequence ATGTTCGAATCTGCCGAAATCGGTCACGTCATCGACAAAGAAACCTACGACGCCGAAGTGCCGGTGCTGCGCGAAGCCCTGCTCGAGGCGCAGTTCGAACTTCAGCAGCAGAAGCGCTTCCCGGTGATCATCCTGATCAACGGCATCGAAGGCGCCGGCAAGGGCGAGACGGTGAAGTTGCTCAACGAATGGATGGACCCGCGCCTGATCGAGGTGCGCACCTTCGACCAGCAGACCGATGAAGAACTGGCGCGCCCACCGGCCTGGCGCTACTGGCGGATGCTGCCGGCCAAGGGGCGCATGGGCATCTTTTTCGGTAACTGGTACAGCCAGATGTTGCAGGGCCGGGTCCATGGCGAGTTCAAGGACCCGCGACTCGACCAGGCGATCAACGGCGCCGAGCGCCTGGAGAAAATGCTCTGCGACGAAGGCGCGCTGATCTTCAAGTTCTGGTTCCACCTGTCCAAGAAGCAGATGAAGGCGCGGCTCAAGTCGCTGGCGGACGATCCGCTGCACAGCTGGCGCATCAGCCCGCTGGACTGGCAGCAATCGGAGACCTACGACAAGTTCGTCAAATACGGCGAACGCATTCTGCGCCGCACCAGTCGCGACTACGCACCCTGGCACGTGATCGCCGGCATGGACCCGCGCTACCGCAGCCTGGCGGTGGGCAAGATCCTGCTCAAGGGCCTGCAAAGCGCCCTGCAACGCCCCGACATTCACCCGGACAAAGTCAGCGCCGCCCCCTTCGCCAGCAGCGTCGACCAGGTGAGCCTGCTCGACAGCCTCGACCTGACCCGCCGCTTGGAAAAGGACGATTACGAAGAGCAGTTGATCACCGAACAGGCGCGACTCTCCGGCCTGATGCGTGACAAGCGCATGCGTCGCCACGCGCTGGTGGCGGTGTTCGAAGGCAACGATGCGGCAGGCAAGGGCGGTGCGATCCGCCGGGTGGCGGCGGCGCTCGATCCGCGTCAGTACAGCATCGTGCCCATCGCCGCGCCCAATGAAGAGGAACGCCAGCATCCGTACCTGTGGCGCTTCTGGCGGCAGATCCCGGCGCGCAACAAATTCACCGTGTTCGACCGCTCCTGGTATGGCCGGGTGCTGGTGGAACGCATCGAAGGGTTTTGCAGCCCGGCCGACTGGCTGCGCGCCTACGGCGAAATCAACGACTTCGAAGAGCAGCTCGCCGATGCCGGCGTGGTGGTGGTCAAGTTCTGGCTGGCCATCGACAAGGACACGCAAATGGAGCGTTTCGAGGAGCGCGAGCACACCCCGTTCAAGCGCTTCAAGATCACCGAGGACGACTGGCGCAATCGCGAGAAGTGGGACGACTACCGCGCAGCCGTGGGCGATATGGTCGATCGTACCAGCACCGAGATTTCCAACTGGACCCTGGTGGAAGCCAACGACAAGCGCTGGGCTCGGGTCAAGGTGTTGCGCACCCTCAACGAAGCCCTGGAAGCGGCGTTCGAAAGGTCTGACAGACACGGGAAAAAAGACAAGTAA
- a CDS encoding class II fumarate hydratase — protein sequence MSRIETDSLGQVEVPDEAYWGAQTQRSLINFAIGDERMPLAVLHALALIKKAAARVNDRNGDLPADIARLIEQAADEVLDGNHDDQFPLVVWQTGSGTQSNMNVNEVIAGRANELAGNPRGGKSPVHPNDHVNRSQSSNDCFPTAMHIAAAQAVQHQLLPAISELSGGLAELSARHMKLVKTGRTHMMDATPITFGQELSGFIAQLDYAERAIRSALPAVCELAQGGTAVGTGLNSPHGFAEAVAAELAALSGLPFVTAPNKFAALAGHEPLTTLSGALKTLAVTLMKIANDLRLLGSGPRAGFAEVKLPANEPGSSIMPGKVNPTQCEALSMLACQVLGNDVAIGFAASQGHLQLNVFKPVIIHNLLQSIRLLGDGCSNFQQHCIAGLEPDAEKMAEHLERGLMLVTALNPHIGYDKSAEIAKKAYAEGLTLREAALQLGYLTDEEFDAWVRPENMLEAGAKG from the coding sequence ATGAGCCGTATCGAAACCGACAGCCTTGGCCAGGTTGAAGTCCCGGATGAAGCCTACTGGGGCGCTCAGACGCAACGCTCGCTGATCAACTTCGCCATCGGCGACGAACGCATGCCGCTGGCGGTGCTGCACGCACTGGCGCTGATCAAGAAAGCCGCGGCGCGGGTCAACGACCGCAACGGCGACCTGCCCGCCGACATCGCCCGCCTGATCGAACAGGCTGCCGACGAAGTGCTCGATGGCAACCACGACGACCAGTTTCCGCTGGTGGTCTGGCAGACCGGCAGTGGCACCCAGAGCAACATGAACGTCAACGAAGTGATCGCCGGGCGCGCCAACGAACTGGCCGGCAACCCCCGTGGCGGCAAGTCGCCGGTGCACCCCAACGATCACGTCAACCGCTCGCAGAGCTCCAACGACTGCTTCCCCACCGCCATGCACATCGCGGCCGCCCAGGCCGTGCAACACCAGTTGCTGCCGGCGATCAGCGAACTGTCGGGCGGGCTGGCGGAGTTGTCCGCGCGCCACATGAAGCTGGTCAAGACCGGGCGTACCCACATGATGGATGCCACGCCCATCACCTTTGGCCAGGAACTCTCGGGGTTCATCGCGCAACTGGACTACGCCGAGCGGGCGATCCGCAGCGCGCTGCCGGCGGTGTGTGAACTGGCCCAGGGCGGCACCGCGGTCGGCACCGGCCTGAACTCGCCGCACGGGTTCGCCGAAGCCGTCGCCGCCGAACTCGCGGCGCTGTCCGGCCTGCCGTTCGTCACCGCACCGAACAAGTTCGCCGCGCTGGCGGGTCACGAGCCACTGACCACCTTGTCCGGCGCGCTGAAGACCCTCGCCGTGACCCTGATGAAAATCGCCAACGACCTGCGCCTGCTGGGCTCGGGCCCGCGTGCCGGTTTTGCCGAGGTGAAACTGCCGGCCAACGAACCGGGCAGCTCGATCATGCCCGGCAAGGTCAACCCGACCCAGTGCGAAGCGCTGTCGATGCTGGCGTGCCAGGTGCTGGGCAACGACGTCGCCATCGGTTTCGCGGCGAGCCAGGGTCACCTGCAACTGAACGTGTTCAAACCGGTGATCATCCATAACCTGCTGCAGTCGATCCGACTGCTGGGCGATGGTTGCAGCAACTTCCAGCAGCATTGCATCGCGGGCCTTGAGCCGGATGCCGAGAAAATGGCCGAACACCTGGAGCGGGGCTTGATGCTGGTGACGGCGCTCAACCCGCATATCGGCTATGACAAGTCGGCAGAAATCGCCAAGAAGGCCTATGCCGAAGGGCTGACCCTGCGCGAAGCGGCGTTGCAGCTGGGGTATCTGACCGATGAAGAGTTCGATGCCTGGGTGCGGCCGGAGAATATGCTGGAGGCTGGGGCCAAGGGCTGA
- a CDS encoding DUF6316 family protein gives MYGMRAQDNAPAMHFRSDRVSRVNGELYFSTRENTLEGPFDSMEKAVQEIEAYIGRMQGSGARS, from the coding sequence ATGTACGGCATGCGCGCCCAGGACAACGCCCCTGCCATGCACTTTCGCAGCGACCGGGTCAGTCGGGTCAACGGGGAGTTGTACTTCAGCACCCGGGAAAACACCCTTGAAGGGCCGTTCGACAGCATGGAGAAGGCTGTGCAGGAGATCGAGGCTTATATTGGGCGGATGCAGGGTTCAGGTGCCCGGTCTTAG
- a CDS encoding DMT family transporter, which translates to MHISSGRWVYGLFLALLTALLWGILPIKLKQVLQVMDPVTVTWFRLMVSGSCLFIYLAATRRLPSRKVLGPRGGWLVLMAVCGLVGNYVLYLMGLNLLSPGTAQLVVQMGPIMLLIASVFVFKERFSLGQGIGLMVLLLGFGLFFNQRLTELLTSLSDYTAGVLLVLLASTVWTFYALGQKQLLTVWNSLQVMMVIYLFCGLLLTPWVHPLEALQLNPLQGWLLLACCMNTLIAYGAFAEALAHWEASRVSATLAITPLVTFGAVAIAAWVWPEFVHAETINGLAYGGAVLVVLGSALVALGPSLIAGLRARRARVAAG; encoded by the coding sequence ATGCACATTTCATCCGGTCGCTGGGTTTACGGTCTGTTCCTGGCCCTGTTGACCGCGCTGTTGTGGGGAATCCTGCCGATCAAGCTCAAACAGGTCCTGCAAGTGATGGACCCGGTGACCGTCACCTGGTTTCGCCTGATGGTCTCCGGCAGTTGCCTGTTCATTTACCTGGCGGCCACCCGGCGCCTGCCCAGTCGCAAGGTGCTCGGCCCGCGTGGCGGCTGGCTGGTGCTGATGGCGGTGTGTGGCCTGGTGGGTAACTACGTGCTGTACCTGATGGGCCTCAACCTGCTGAGCCCCGGCACCGCGCAACTGGTGGTGCAGATGGGGCCGATCATGCTGCTGATCGCCAGCGTGTTTGTGTTCAAGGAACGTTTCAGCCTCGGCCAGGGCATTGGCCTGATGGTGTTGCTGCTGGGCTTCGGCTTGTTTTTCAACCAGCGCCTGACTGAATTGCTGACCTCGCTGAGCGACTACACCGCTGGTGTGCTCCTGGTGCTGCTGGCGTCCACGGTCTGGACGTTCTACGCCTTGGGCCAGAAGCAGTTGCTCACGGTGTGGAATTCGTTGCAGGTGATGATGGTGATCTACCTGTTCTGCGGGCTGCTGCTGACGCCGTGGGTGCATCCGCTGGAAGCGCTGCAACTCAATCCGCTGCAAGGCTGGTTGCTGCTGGCCTGCTGCATGAACACGCTGATTGCCTACGGCGCCTTTGCCGAAGCGCTGGCCCATTGGGAAGCCTCGCGGGTGAGTGCGACGCTGGCGATCACGCCGCTGGTGACATTTGGTGCGGTGGCCATTGCGGCCTGGGTCTGGCCTGAGTTCGTGCATGCCGAGACGATCAACGGCCTGGCGTATGGCGGGGCGGTGCTGGTGGTGCTGGGTTCGGCGCTGGTGGCGTTGGGGCCGTCGTTGATTGCCGGGCTGCGGGCGCGGCGGGCGAGGGTGGCGGCTGGTTAG